A single region of the Palaemon carinicauda isolate YSFRI2023 chromosome 17, ASM3689809v2, whole genome shotgun sequence genome encodes:
- the LOC137655992 gene encoding protein FAM200C-like — translation MKAVNLLLGEARAKKMQQVSLSNNTIQRRISKMSMDVKEQVLTEIKGSPLFSFQLDESTDVSSCSQLLVFVRYINSGDIKDEFLFCSALETTTKADDVMEKVSIFFQEEDLQ, via the coding sequence ATGAAAGCAGTAAATCTTCTTCTTGGAGAAGCCAGAGCAAAAAAGATGCAGCAAGTATCCCTGTCAAATAATACTATACAGAGGCGCATTTCTAAAATGTCTATGGATGTGAAGGAACAGGTTTTGACTGAAATTAAGGGTTCCCCTTTGTTTTCCTTTCAGCTCGATGAGTCAACAGATGTAAGTTCATGTTCTCAGTTGCTTGTCTTCGTGAGATACATTAATTCAGGTGACATTAAAGACGAATTCTTATTCTGCAGTGCACTTGAAACCACAACAAAAGCTGATGATGTCATGGAAAAAGTTTCAATTTTTTTCCAAGAGGAAGATCTTCAATGA